A genomic stretch from Aedes albopictus strain Foshan chromosome 2, AalbF5, whole genome shotgun sequence includes:
- the LOC115263064 gene encoding uncharacterized protein LOC115263064, with the protein MKSDSEVDADYSDEELSKNDVLRRFIETYESLPELWNGTHAAYTNKTRRNAALDKLIPIFSAIKPGAKREDVRKKINSLRTNFRKDLKKIVASKRSGAGAGDVYCPSSWTFEALKFLEGNEQPVPVQKLKTMKNNYDSELENPSTSGTVLQPQKISKSSIDNISAPVKRQRQAGTANRQNELLELACHYLSSEQPATQAEIPAIARAWGEKLLTLDGTQRIFAEKAINDILFEASLGNLRRDASSSKHSFVYAKPDFVQVSSVSSF; encoded by the exons ATGAAAAGTGATAGTGAAGTGGATGCAGATTATTCGGACGAAGAATTGTCAAAAAACGACGTATTAAGGCGTTTCATAGAAACATATGAATCGCTTCCAGAGTTGTGGAATGGCACTCACGCTGCATACACGAATAAGACGCGACGAAATGCAGCACTGGATAAATTAATTCCCATTTTTTCGGCAATCAAACCGGGAGCAAAACGAGAAGATGTAAGGAAAAAAATTAACAGTCTGCGAACGAATTTCCGGAAGGATTTAAAGAAGATAGTCGCCTCAAAGCGATCGGGAGCAGGTGCTGGTGATGTCTATTGCCCCAGCTCATGGACCTTTGAggccctgaaattccttgaaggaaatgAGCAACCAGTTCCGGTTCAAAAACTAAAAACC ATGAAAAATAACTACGATAGTGAATTGGAAAATCCTTCGACTTCGGGTACAGTTTTACAACCTCAAAAGATATCCAAAAGCTCAATCGATAACATATCCGCCCCAGTGAAAAGGCAACGACAAGCAGGTACCGCAAACCGACAAAACGAGCTGCTTGAACTAGCATGCCACTATCTAAGTAGCGAGCAACCTGCTACACAAGCAGAGATACCCGCCATCGCTAGGGCCTGGGGCGAAAAACTGTTAACCCTTGATGGAACCcaaagaatttttgcagaaaagGCTATAAATGACATTTTATTCGAAGCTAGCTTGGGAAACTTACGCAGAGATGCTTCGAGTTCGAAACATTCATTTGTCTATGCAAAACCGGACTTTGTGCAAGTGAGTAGTGTTAGCAGTTTTTAA